The Meles meles chromosome 12, mMelMel3.1 paternal haplotype, whole genome shotgun sequence genome includes a window with the following:
- the LOC123953782 gene encoding proteolipid protein 2-like: protein MVESERLSAHACWTTFTNFLCTRKGTLLFAETILCLVILIWFSISTPGYSTLSVVEMILAEIFFVVYMCDLPTKIQSINWPWTDFFRSLIAVTLYLITSIFILVDRGNRSIIIAGALGLAAACLFGYDAYITYPLR from the coding sequence ATGGTGGAGTCTGAGCGCCTTTCAGCCCATGCCTGCTGGACTACCTTCACCAATTTCTTGTGCACCAGAAAGGGAACTCTCCTATTTGCTGAGACTATATTGTGCTTGGTGATTCTAATCTGGTTCAGCATCTCAACACCAGGATACTCTACTCTGTCAGTGGTTGAGATGATCCTTGCTGAGATCTTCTTTGTCGTCTATATGTGTGACCTACCCACCAAGATACAATCCATCAACTGGCCTTGGACTGATTTCTTTCGATCCCTCATTGCTGTCACCCTTTACCTAATCACCTCCATTTTTATCCTTGTTGACAGAGGAAATCGCTCCATAATCATTGCAGGGGCACTGGGCCTTGCTGCTGCATGCCTCTTTGGCTATGATGCCTACATCACCTACCCCTTGAGGTAA